One segment of Leptodactylus fuscus isolate aLepFus1 chromosome 7, aLepFus1.hap2, whole genome shotgun sequence DNA contains the following:
- the FCSK gene encoding L-fucose kinase produces MDVDTDWTVLVLTCQHKDSVQAFQKELEIRQRRGLLPADTLILTVEDPQAHVGSGGATLNALLVAAEHLSARNGYTVVSSDVLQGVRLLILHTGRDFLFDDCGRGFTTLPVEDPQMPVEYVTCNMDSLLTTLRYQLCPESPPGVWICSMDMTLTLHTTPRIDWMQFRGACVISLPGTMEYARNHGVYLTDKQGIVKDIIYRGSPERIRACLLDDQHVPLVSGIVFISTETAERFLSTLAAAPLDGCTYQGLDSGAEPLEVSLFLDVLMSMCHDVTEETFLNRSDHTIKLRNARAILWKELHDLPLSMVYIPDGSYEYLSSCAREHIANLVRLASEGGYHSKMAHSSVTHPELVEDGSCVINSYLSGEVSVSCGSVIQNCHLQGPLCVGSGCLLTGIDHLASSELQGHQLKEVILQAHPIRVQSLPLTVYSLLGTHDYLELLADRGSPTFLNMPWNEFFKTTGICESDLWGHERSTERSVLTAPLFPVLHPSQTLGVGNVLWFLNTQEQNRHHQLQLWRSSWRMSWEQIRQHRDQERSLQARRELFFSQAQEKVQRILLGREERSLMPIIRAAVLDGTHLKLLDTLDTVASMTDDAGVAARALACVADVLGFMAGREGGLRSGPAANKAWAPAYLLLEKGNVTQGVKLLAEERKRWLNRPAMLIRAARHYEGAEQILIRRAVMSSFKFVSIGDKELPPQGRWVTAACPARIDLSGGWSDTPPITYEHGGAVVNVAMLVDGQRPMGARARRIPDPLLRLSSKSGPPGAEIYTELTCGSLNDLQDYCQPQAPGALLKAAFICSGTVNLMCKKSLPEQLAERYGGGFELRTWSNLPHGSGLGTSSILAGAIMAVLYEASGRSVDEESLIHAVLHLEQVLTTGGGWQDQVGGLIPGVKIGRSAPELPLHVIVERLLLPDGFLETLNQHLLLVYTGKTRLARNLLQDVLRNWYARLPDILQNVDALVNNAELCAESFRRGDMQLLGRCLSTYWQQKKCMAPGCEPLAVRKIMDILEPYVYGQSLAGAGGGGFLYILTKEPNQRDVLQSLLEKTQGLERCSIHTVQVETEAFKVQLENDEGISA; encoded by the exons ATGGACGTGGACACAGATTGGACAGTTCTGGTTCTCACCTGTCAGCACAAAGACAGCGTCCAGGCATTCCAGAAAG AATTAGAGATCAGACAACGCCGGGGTCTTTTACCTGCTGACACCCTTATACTGACTGTGGAAGACCCCCAAGCTCATGTGGGAAGTGGCGGAGCCACTCTGAATGCCCTCCTGGTTGCTGCAGAGCATCTCAGTGCACGGAATGGATACACG GTAGTTTCTTCGGACGTCCTACAAGGGGTGCGGCTGCTCATTCTACACACC GGTCGGGATTTCCTGTTTGATGACTGTGGACGAGGTTTCACCACCCTCCCTGTAGAGGATCCCCAGATGCCAGTGGAGTATGTCACCTGTAACATGGACAGTCTGCTGACCACACTAAGGTACCAG CTATGTCCTGAGTCTCCTCCTGGTGTTTGGATTTGCAGCATGGACATGACACTGACTCTTCATACCACACCAC GCATCGACTGGATGCAGTTTCGCGGGGCTTGTGTCATCTCTTTGCCAGGAACCATGGAATATGCCAGAAACCATGGTGTGTATCTCACAGATAAGCAG GGGATTGTGAAAGACATCATATACCGTGGTTCTCCTGAACGGATTCGGGCATGTCTCCTGGATGATCAGCACGTTCCACTG GTTTCAGGCATAGTCTTCATTTCCACAGAGACAGCAGAACGTTTCCTAAGCACTCTGGCTGCTGCCCCCCTGGATGGCTGCACTTACCAGGGTCTGGATTCTGGAGCTGAACCCCTTGAG GTGTCTCTATTCCTGGACGTTTTGATGAGCATGTGCCATGATGTTACTGAAGAGACATTCCTGAACAGGAGTGATCACACCATCAAGTTAAGAAATGCACGGGCCATCCTGTGGAAGGAGCTACATGACCTCCCTTTAAGTATGG TGTACATTCCAGATGGCAGCTATGAATACCTTTCTTCATGTGCTCGTGAGCACATTGCAAATTTGGTCAGATTGGCCTCAGAAGGGGGCTACCACAGCAAGATGGCACATTCTTCAGTTACG CATCCTGAGCTGGTTGAAGATGGAAGTTGTGTGATCAACAGCTActtgagcggagaggtatctgtgtCCTGTGGAAGTGTTATTCAGAACTGTCACCTACAG GGTCCCTTGTGTGTGGGCAGTGGATGTCTCCTGACAGGGATAGACCATTTGGCATCTTCAGAGCTTCAAGGGCATCAGCTTAAAGAAGTTATTCTACAAGCACATCCTATACGAGTCCAGTCATTGCCATTGACTGTGTACAGTCTTCTGGGGACACATGACTACCTAGAG CTCCTGGCTGATAGGGGTTCCCCTACATTTCTTAATATGCCTTGGAATGAATTCTTTAAGACTACAGGGATCTG TGAGAGCGACCTCTGGGGCCATGAGCGCAGCACTGAACGGAGCGTGTTAACTGCCCCCTTGTTCCCTGTTCTTCACCCATCTCAGACTCTTGGGGTTGGAAATGTGCTGTGGTTCCTTAATACACAGGAGCAAAACAGACATCATCAACTTCAGCTCTGGCGCAGTTCCTGGCGAATGTCTTGGGAGCAAATACGGCAGCACCGTGACCAAGAGAGATCACTGCAGGCTCGAAGGGAGCTGTTTTTTAGCCAGGCTCAGGAAAAAGTACAGAGGATTCTTCTGGGCAGGGAGGAGAGGAGTTTAATGCCTATAATCAGAGCGGCTGTGCTGGACGGCACCCATCTGAAGCTGCTAGACACATTGGATACTG TGGCCTCCATGACTGATGACGCTGGGGTTGCTGCACGAGCCCTTGCCTGTGTGGCAGACGTCCTGGGCTTTATGGCAGGCAGAGAAGGAGGACTGAGAAGTGGGCCAGCAGCTAATAAAGCCTGGGCTCCTGCCTACCTACTGCTGGAAAAAGGCAACGTGACACAGGGTGTGAAATTGCTGGCTGAAGAGCGAAAGAGGTGGCTGAACAG ACCAGCAATGCTGATTCGTGCTGCTCGTCATTATGAGGGAGCGGAGCAAATTTTAATTCGCAGAGCGGTGATGTCTTCCTTCAAGTTTGTATCTATTGGTGACAAAGAGCTACCTCCTCAGGGTCGGTGGGTGACTGCAGCATGTCCAGCGCGCATTGATTTGTCTG GAGGCTGGAGTGataccccaccaatcacatacgaGCATGGTGGCGCCGTGGTCAACGTGGCCATGCTGGTTGATGGTCAGAGGCCAATGGGTGCTCGAGCTCGACGGATTCCAGATCCCTTGCTGCGTCTCTCCAGTAAGAGTGGCCCTCCTGGAGCTGAAATTTATACAGAGCTGACTTGTGGGAGTCTCAATGATCTGCAGGATTACTGCCAGCCTCAGGCTCCAG gggCGTTACTGAAAGCTGCCTTCATATGCTCCGGCACTGTGAACTTGATGTGCAAAAAGTCATTGCCTGAACAACTTGCTGAGAGATACGGTGGTGGATTTGAGCTGCGAACATGGTCTAACCTACCACATGGATCTGGTCTGG GAACAAGCAGCATTCTGGCTGGGGCAATAATGGCAGTACTGTATGAGGCATCTGGGAGGTCAGTGGATGAAGAATCTCTAATCCATGCTGTTCTTCACCTGGAGCAGGTTCTCACTACAG GGGGAGGCTGGCAAGACCAGGTCGGAGGGCTAATTCCAGGAGTGAAGATTGGCCGCTCAGCACCAGAACTTCCTCTTCACGTAATAGTTGAGAGACTTCTATTGCCTGATGGGTTTTTGGAAACTTTAAACCAGCACCTCCTGCTTGTGTATACAGGAAAAACACGCCTAGCCCGTAATTTGCTGCAG GATGTTCTAAGGAATTGGTATGCTCGCCTCCCTGACATCCTACAGAATGTGGACGCTCTTGTGAATAATGCTGAGCTCTGTGCAGAGTCCTTTCGGAGAG GGGATATGCAGCTACTTGGACGCTGTCTCTCTACATACTGGCAACAGAAGAAGTGCATGGCACCTGGCTGTGAGCCGCTGGCTGTAAGGAAAATAATGGACATATTGGAGCCATACGTGTATGGGCAGAGTCTAGCAGGGGCTGGTGGAGGTGGCTTCCTCTATATACTGACCAAAGAGCCAAACCAGAGAGATGTCCTACAGAGCCTGCTTGAGAAAACACAG GGTCTGGAAAGATGCAGCATCCACACTGTACAAGTGGAAACAGAAGCTTTCAAGGTACAGCTCGAAAATGATGAAGGTATTTCAGCATAG
- the SF3B3 gene encoding splicing factor 3B subunit 3, with protein MFLYNITLQRATGISFAIHGNFSGTKLQEIVVSRGKILELLRPDANTGKVHTLLTVEVFGIIRSLMAFRLTGGTKDYIVVGSDSGRIIILEYHPSKNMFEKIHQETFGKSGCRRIVPGQFLAVDPKGRAVMISAIEKQKLVYILNRDAAARLTISSPLEAHKANTLVYHVVGVDVGFENPMFACLEMDYEEADNDPTGEAAANTQQTLTFYELDLGLNHVVRKYSEPLEEHGNFLITVPGGSDGPSGVLICSENYITYKNFGDQPDIRCPIPRRRNDLDDPERGMIFVCSATHKTKSMFFFLAQTEQGDIFKITLETDEDMVTEIRLKYFDTVPVAAAMCVLKTGFLFVASEFGNHYLYQIAHLGDDDEEPEFSSAMPLEEGDTFFFQPRPLKNLVLVDEQDSLSPIMSCQIADLANEDTPQLYVACGRGPRSSLRVLRHGLEVSEMAVSELPGNPNAVWTVRRHIEDEYDAYIIVSFVNATLVLSIGETVEEVTDSGFLGTTPTLSCSLLGEDALVQVYPDGIRHIRADKRVNEWKTPGKKMIVKCAVNQRQVVIALTGGELVYFEMDPSGQLNEYTERKEMSADVVCMSLANVPPGEQRSRFLAVGLVDNTVRIISLDPSDCLQPLSMQALPAQPEALCIVEMGGAERQDELGERGSIGFLYLNIGLQNGVLLRTVLDPVTGDLSDTRTRYLGSRPVKLFRVRMQGQEAVLAMSSRSWLSYSYQSRFHLTPLSYETLEYASGFASEQCPEGIVAISTNTLRILALEKLGAVFNQVAFPLQYTPRKFVIHPESNNLIIIETDHNAYTEATKAQRKQQMAEEMVEAAGEDERELAAEMAAAFLNENLPESIFGAPKAGNGQWASVIRVMNPIQGNTLDLVQLEQNEAAFSVAVCRFNNAGDDWYVLVGVAKDLILNPRSVAGGLVYTYKLVNNGEKLEFVHKTPVEEVPAAIAPFQGRVLIGVGKLLRIYDLGKKKLLRKCENKHIANFIVGIQTIGQRVIVSDVQESFIWVRYKRNENQLIIFADDTYPRWVTNACLLDYDTVAGADKFGNICVVRLPPNINDDVDEDPTGNKALWDRGLLNGASQKAEVIVNYHVGESVLSLQKTTLIPGGSESLVYTTLSGGIGILVPFTSHEDHDFFQHVEMHLRSEHPPICGRDHLSFRSYYFPVKNVIDGDLCEQFNSMEPTKQKSVAEELDRTPPEVSKKLEDIRTRYAF; from the exons ATGTTTCTGTATAACATCACCTTGCAGAGAGCCACCGGCATCAGCTTTGCCATCCATGGAAACTTCTCAG GAACCAAACTCCAGGAAATTGTTGTTTCTCGTGGAAAGATCTTGGAGCTGCTTCGACCTGATGCTAACACTGGCAAAGTCCACACATTGCTGACGGTGGAGGTGTTTGGCATCATCCGCTCTCTTATGGCTTTCCGCTTGACCGGAGGCACCAAGGATTACATTGTGGTGGGAAGTGATTCTGGTCGCATTATCATTCTGGAGTACCATCCGTCCAAGAACATGTTTGAAAAGATCCATCAGGAAACATTTGGGAAGAGCGGGTGCCGCAGGATTGTTCCTGGACAGTTCTTAGCTGTGGATCCCAAGGGAAGAGCTGTGATGATAA GTGCTATAGAGAAACAGAAGCTGGTATACATCTTGAACAGAGATGCTGCTGCCCGACTTACAATATCCTCGCCACTGGAGGCACACAAGGCCAACACACTGGTGTATCATGTGGTGGGGGTGGATGTGGGCTTTGAGAACCCCATGTTTGCCTGCTTGGAGATGGACTATGAG GAAGCCGATAATGATCCTACTGGGGAAGCTGCTGCCAACACACAGCAGACCCTGACCTTCTATGAGCTGGATCTTGGTTTGAACCACGTAGTGCGCAAGTACAGTGAGCCCCTGGAAGAGCACGGCAACTTCTTAATTACAG TTCCTGGAGGCTCAGATGGCCCCAGCGGAGTGCTGATTTGTTCTGAAAACTACATTACGTACAAGAACTTTGGTGACCAGCCAGATATTCGTTGTCCCATCCCAAGAAGAAGA aatgacctagatgacccggAGCGAGGGATGATATTTGTTTGCTCAGCCACACACAAAACCAAATCCATGTTTTTCTTCCTGGCTCAGACAGAGCAGGGAGACATTTTTAAAATCACACTGGAGACGGATGAAGATATG GTTACAGAAATCCGACTAAAGTACTTTGATACTGTGCCAGTAGCTGCAGCAATGTGTGTCTTGAAAACAGGCTTCCTCTTTGTGGCTTCAGAGTTTGGAAACCA TTACCTGTACCAGATCGCTCACTTGGGAGATGATGATGAGGAACCCGAATTTTCTTCTGCTATGCCCCTGGAAGAGGGAGATACTTTCTTCTTTCAGCCTCGTCCTCTGAAGAACCTGGTGCTGGTGGATGAGCAGGATAGTCTCTCCCCCATCATGAGCTGCCAG ATTGCAGACTTGGCCAATGAAGACACCCCTCAACTGTATGTGGCTTGTGGGCGAGGTCCACGTTCCTCTCTTAGGGTCTTGAGACATGGTCTTGAA GTCTCTGAAATGGCTGTCTCTGAGCTGCCCGGTAACCCCAATGCTGTGTGGACTGTAAGGAGACACATTGAAG ATGAGTATGACGCCTACATCATTGTATCCTTCGTGAATGCCACCCTGGTACTTTCTATCGGTGAAACTGTAGAAGAAGTTACAGATTCTGGATTTCTCGGTACAACCCCAACCTTGTCCTGTTCTCTTCTGGGGGAAGATGCTCTAGTCCAG GTCTATCCTGATGGGATACGGCACATTCGAGCAGACAAAAGAGTCAATGAGTGGAAAACACCTGGAAAGAAGATGATAGTGAAGTGTGCGGTGAACCAGCGACAGGTGGTGATCGCTTTGACAGGGGGAGAGCTGGTGTACTTTGAGATGGACCCT TCTGGACAGCTAAATGAGTATACAGAGAGGAAGGAAATGTCTGCAGATGTCGTTTGTATGAGTCTGGCCAATGTCCCTCCAGGGGAGCAGCGATCACGCTTCCTGGCTGTTGGGCTAGTGGACAATACTGTCAGAATAATCTCTTTGGACCCATCA GACTGCCTGCAACCTCTCAGTATGCAGGCTCTCCCAGCACAGCCAGAAGCGCTGTGTATTGTGGAAATGGGAGGTGCAGAAAGGCAGGATGAGCTGGGTGAGAGAGGCTCCATTGGTTTTCTCTATCTCAACATTGGACTTCAG AATGGTGTGCTGCTCAGAACAGTGTTGGATCCAGTAACTGGTGACTTGTCTGATACCAGAACTCGATACTTAGGATCCCGTCCAGTCAAGTTGTTTCGTGTGAGGATGCAAGGTCAAGAGGCT GTCCTGGCCATGTCCAGTCGTTCCTGGCTCAGTTATTCCTACCAGTCTCGTTTTCACCTCACTCCTCTCTCATATGAGACTCTGGAATATGCATCTGGCTTTGCATCCGAACAATGTCCAGAGGGCATTGTAGCCATTTCAACTAACACACTGAG AATTTTGGCATTGGAGAAGTTGGGTGCAGTATTTAACCAAGTGGCTTTCCCGCTCCAGTACACACCACGAAAGTTTGTGATCCATCCTGAAAGTAACAACTTGATTATTATTGAAACGGACCACAATGCTTACACAGAGGCCACAAAGGCTCAGCGCAAGCAGCAGATGGCAGAG GAAATGGTAGAAGCAGCAGGAGAAGATGAGCGAGAGCTAGCCGCAGAGATGGCAGCTGCGTTCCTCAATGAGAACCTGCCAGAGTCCATCTTTGGAGCACCAAAAGCTGGAAATGGCCAGTGGGCATCTGTTATACGGGTGATGAATCCTATTCAGGGGAACACCCTAGACCTGGTACAGCTGGAGCAGAATGAGGCTGCCTTCAG CGTGGCAGTATGTCGTTTCAATAATGCTGGAGATGACTGGTATGTCTTGGTTGGTGTTGCCAAAGATCTTATCCTGAACCCCCGCTCTGTGGCTGGAGGACTGGTTTATACTTATAAGCTGGTGAATAATGGCGAGAAGCTGGAGTTTGTGCACAAG ACCCCTGTAGAGGAGGTTCCAGCTGCAATTGCTCCTTTTCAAGGTCGGGTATTGATCGGTGTTGGCAAACTACTGAGAATATATGACCTGGGGAAGAAAAAGCTCTTGAGAAAATGTGAAAATAAG CACATTGCAAACTTCATTGTGGGTATACAGACAATCGGGCAGCGTGTCATTGTGTCTGACGTACAGGAAAGCTTCATATGGGTGCGCTACAAGCGCAATGAAAACCAGTTGATCATATTTGCTGATGATACGTATCCTCGCTGGGTCACCAATGCCTGTTTGCTGGACTACGACACTGTGGCTGGTGCTGACAAGTTTGGAAATATCTGTGTG GTTCGGCTGCCTCCAAATATAAATGATGATGTTGATGAAGATCCAACTGGTAACAAGGCTTTATGGGACAGAGGACTGCTGAATGGAGCCTCTCAGAAG GCAGAAGTGATTGTAAACTACCATGTAGGAGAGTCTGTGCTGTCACTGCAGAAAACAACACTCATCCCTGGGGGCTCAGAGTCTCTTGTCTACACTACTCTCTCTGGAGGCATTGGCATCCTTGTCCCATTTACGTCTCATGAG gatcaTGATTTCTTCCAGCATGTAGAGATGCATCTACGTTCTGAACATCCCCCCATCTGTGGTCGTGACCACCTCAGCTTCCGCTCTTATTACTTCCCTGTTAAG AATGTGATTGATGGAGATTTGTGTGAACAGTTCAACTCAATGGAGCCAACCAAGCAGAAGAGTGTGGCCGAGGAGCTGGATAGGACCCCGCCTGAGGTCTCCAAAAAGTTAGAAGACATCCGTACACGATATGCTTTCTAA
- the COG4 gene encoding conserved oligomeric Golgi complex subunit 4 — protein sequence MANSASYQGDGGSALSMEHIRSLTDLQELEEAYARLCAEEIQVEAELEVLFGQQGAVENKMLALHRMGPNLQLIEGDAQQLSGMITFTCNLAENVSSKVRQLDLAKSRLYQAIQRADDILDLKFCMDGVQSALKNEEYEQASAHIHRYLCLDKSVIELSRQGKEGSMIDANLQHLQEAEKQLKVLVSEKFDAATKAGDLPQVERFFKIFPLLGLHEEGISKFSAYLCQQVANKAEENLTLALGSEGSERRATLLFADTLTLLFEGIARIVETHQPILETYYGPGRLYMLIKHLQAECDRQVEKVVDKFIQQRDYQRKFQRVQSCMIRASSSEKIEPRDLDPILAEVTLMSARTELYLRFIKRRITSDFEVGDSMAAEEVKQEHQQNLDKLLKHCLLSRSMQELIGYYITMEEYYMRESVNKAVAMDTCERGQLISSMVDDVFYIVKKCIGRALSSSSIDCLCAMINLSTTMMESDFREVLCNKLRMGFPATTLQDIQRGVTSAVSIMHSSLQQGKFDTKGIETNDEAKMSFLVCLNNVEVCSENIMTLKKNLENDCIKLFNQDFGGDQAKAKIDSCLSDMASVSNKFRDLLQEGLGELNSTAIKPQVKPWINLFLSVSHNIEEEEFNDYEANDPWVQQFIVNLEQLMAEFKAGLSSIIYENLTSLLTSLIALELEKVVLKSTFSRLGGLQFDKELRSLIAYLTTVTTWTIRDKFARLSQMATILNLERVTEILDYWGPNSGPLTWRLTPAEVRQVLALRIDFRSEDIKRLRL from the exons ATGGCCAACTCAGCGAGTTACCAAGGAGACGGGGGCTCAGCACTGAGCATGGAACATATTCGCTCCCTTACCGACCTGCAGGAGCTAGAGGAGGCTTATGCGCGGCTGTGCGCCGAGGAG ATACAAGTGGAAGCAGAGCTGGAGGTACTGTTcggacagcagggggcagtagagAACAAGATGCTGGCCCTGCATCGGATGGG GCCAAACCTGCAGCTGATAGAAGGAGATGCTCAGCAGCTATCTGGGATGATAACTTTTACCTGTAACCTGGCCGAGAATGTGAGCAGTAAGGTTCGACAGCTGGACCTCGCCAAA AGTCGGCTCTATCAGGCCATACAACGAGCAGATGACATACTGGATCTGAAGTTCTGTATGGACGGGGTGCAGAGTGCGCTGAAGAATGAGGAGTATGAGCAGGCATCAGCACATATACACAGATACCTTTGTCTGGACAAATCAGTCATTGAGCTCAGCAGGCAGGGAAAAGAAG GTAGTATGATTGATGCCAACCTACAACACCTCCAGGAGGCCGAAAAGCAGCTCAAAGTCCTGGTTAGTGAGAAGTTTGATGCAGCAACTAAAGCTGGAGACTTGCCTCAGGTAGAGAGATTCTTCAAGATCTTCCCGCTACTGGGGCTGCATGAAGAGGGAATTAGCAAGTTTTCTGCATACTTGTGTCAACAG GTAGCTAATAAGGCTGAAGAGAACTTGACACTGGCTCTGGGATCAGAGGGCAGTGAGCGTCGGGCAACTCTTTTATTTGCAGATACGCTTACCCTTTTGTTTGAAG GTATTGCCCGAATAGTGGAGACTCATCAGCCCATTCTAGAAACCTACTACGGACCAGGCAGACTTTACATGCTTATTAAACACCTACAAGCCGAGTGTGACCGGCAAGTGGAAAAAGTGGTTGATAAGTTTATACAGCAGAGAGACTACCAGAGAAAG TTTCAGCGGGTGCAAAGCTGCATGATCCGAGCATCATCCTCTGAGAAGATTGAGCCCAG AGACCTGGACCCTATATTGGCTGAGGTAACTTTGATGAGTGCCCGGACAGAGCTTTACCTCCGCTTTATTAAACGACGCATCACATCTGACTTTGAGGTTGGAGACTCAATGGCAGCAGAAGAAGTGAAGCAAG AACATCAGCAAAATCTGGACAAGCTGTTGAAACATTGTCTCTTGAGCCGCTCTATGCAGGAGCTGATTGGGTACTATATCACCATGGAGGAATACTACatgagggagtctgtcaacaag GCTGTGGCCATGGACACATGTGAGCGTGGACAGCTGATATCAAGCATGGTGGATGACGTCTTCTACATAGTGAAGAAGTGTATTGGACGTGCACTGTCTAGCTCTAGTATTGACTGTCTCTGTGCCATGATTAACTTGTCAACAACAATGATGGAGTCTGACTTCAG GGAGGTTCTGTGTAACAAGCTGAGGATGGGTTTCCCGGCCACTACATTACAGGACATACAGCGTGGTGTGACCAGTGCTGTCAGTATTATGCACAGCAGCCTTCAACAGGGCAAGTTTGATACCAAGGGCATCGAAACTAATGATGAGGCCAAGATGTCTTTCCTG GTCTGCCTGAataatgtggaggtgtgcagtgagAACATTATGACCCTAAAGAAAAATTTGGAG aATGACTGCATAAAGTTATTTAATCAGGACTTCGGAGGAGATCAAGCTAAGGCCAAGATTGACAGCTGCCTCTCAGATATGGCCTCTGTTTCAAACAAATTCCGAGACCTTCTCCAG GAAGGGCTAGGAGAACTGAACAGTACTGCCATTAAGCCTCAAGTCAAACCTTGGATTAACCTCTTCCTGTCTGTGTCGCACAACATTGAGGAG GAGGAATTTAATGATTATGAAGCAAATGACCCCTGGGTGCAGCAGTTTATAGTGAACCTGGAGCAACTCATGGCTGAGTTTAAG gCTGGCCTCTCCTCCATCATCTATGAGAACCTCACCAGCCTGCTCACCAGTCTTATAGCCTTGGAGCTGGAGAAGGTGGTTTTAAAATCAACATTCAGCAGG CTTGGTGGGCTCCAGTTTGACAAAGAACTACGTTCTCTCATTGCTTATCTCACTACTGTTACAACATGGACCATCAGGGATAAGTTTGCTCGACTTTCCCAAATGGCAACAATTTTGAACCTAGAGCGG GTGACAGAAATACTAGATTATTGGGGCCCTAACTCCGGACCATTGACGTGGCGCCTCACACCCGCTGAAGTTCGTCAGGTGCTAGCATTACGTATAGACTTCCGAAGTGAAGATATTAAACGCTTGCGACTCTAG